From a region of the Rhodococcus sp. 4CII genome:
- the paaC gene encoding 1,2-phenylacetyl-CoA epoxidase subunit PaaC, which translates to MTDHDNAYEGLVDEDSHGQWAFGTSFDDPLAGVDTTVPGDVDLAALAGYCLMLGDDALISSQRLAEWSTRAPELEEEVALANVGLDLLGQARLLLARAAAADESVVPFISDTSPIPAEDALAFFRDENQFRNTRLAELGNGDFAQSITRMLVFSTWRLALFDRLRTSRDPVLAAVAVKGVKELTYHRDYAARWAVTLGCGTAESKSRMEAALAHVWPYVEELFTPTTEELALAAVGVGVDPRDVRAEFDSVLEQVVHAAELTAPTGRTVGTVGGRAGRQGLHTEALGLLLAEMQSVARAHPEGVW; encoded by the coding sequence ATGACCGACCACGACAATGCCTACGAAGGCCTCGTCGACGAAGACAGCCACGGCCAGTGGGCGTTCGGCACCAGCTTCGACGACCCCCTGGCCGGCGTCGACACCACGGTTCCGGGTGACGTCGACCTCGCCGCCCTGGCCGGTTACTGCCTGATGCTCGGCGACGACGCGCTGATCAGCTCGCAGCGTCTCGCCGAATGGAGCACCCGCGCACCGGAACTCGAGGAGGAGGTGGCGCTCGCGAACGTCGGACTCGACCTGCTCGGGCAGGCGCGACTGCTGCTCGCCCGCGCCGCGGCCGCCGACGAGTCCGTGGTGCCGTTCATTTCGGACACGAGTCCGATTCCCGCCGAGGACGCACTCGCGTTCTTCCGGGACGAGAATCAGTTCCGCAACACCCGGCTGGCCGAACTCGGCAACGGAGACTTCGCGCAGTCGATCACCCGGATGCTGGTGTTCTCCACGTGGCGGCTCGCCCTGTTCGACCGGTTGCGCACCTCCCGTGACCCGGTGCTCGCGGCCGTCGCGGTGAAGGGTGTCAAGGAACTGACGTACCACCGCGACTACGCCGCCCGGTGGGCGGTGACCCTCGGGTGCGGTACGGCGGAGTCGAAGTCCCGGATGGAGGCTGCGCTGGCCCACGTGTGGCCGTACGTCGAGGAACTGTTCACCCCGACCACCGAGGAACTCGCGCTCGCCGCGGTCGGTGTGGGTGTCGACCCGCGGGACGTGCGCGCCGAGTTCGACAGCGTGCTCGAGCAGGTGGTGCACGCCGCCGAACTGACAGCCCCGACCGGCCGGACCGTCGGCACCGTCGGCGGCCGGGCCGGACGCCAGGGGCTGCACACCGAGGCCCTCGGACTCTTGCTCGCCGAGATGCAGAGCGTGGCGCGGGCCCATCCGGAAGGAGTGTGGTGA
- the paaD gene encoding 1,2-phenylacetyl-CoA epoxidase subunit PaaD, protein MTTAVRSDARRLAEAVLDPEMPMLTLADLGVLRDVEENADGSVVVTITPTYSGCPAMATMRDDIEHTLQDAGYMAVEVKTVLSPPWSTDWISENGLRKLRESGYSTPGPAPLRTSGPVPLTLTVRPRAVTCPVCHSANTRLDSEFGPTLCKALYRCLDCLEPFDHVKEI, encoded by the coding sequence ATGACCACCGCAGTGCGCAGCGACGCCCGCCGCCTCGCCGAGGCCGTGCTGGACCCCGAGATGCCGATGCTCACGCTCGCCGACCTGGGCGTCCTGCGCGACGTCGAGGAGAACGCCGACGGGTCGGTGGTCGTGACGATCACCCCCACCTACTCCGGGTGCCCCGCGATGGCCACCATGCGCGACGACATCGAGCACACCCTGCAGGACGCCGGATACATGGCTGTCGAGGTCAAGACCGTCCTGTCGCCGCCGTGGAGCACCGACTGGATCAGCGAGAACGGTCTGCGCAAACTCCGGGAGAGCGGCTACTCGACCCCCGGGCCCGCCCCGCTGCGCACGTCCGGTCCCGTTCCGTTGACGCTGACCGTCCGGCCTCGGGCGGTCACGTGCCCGGTGTGCCATTCGGCGAACACCCGTCTCGACTCGGAATTCGGGCCCACTCTCTGCAAGGCGCTGTACCGGTGCCTCGACTGCCTCGAACCCTTCGATCACGTGAAGGAAATCTGA
- the paaE gene encoding 1,2-phenylacetyl-CoA epoxidase subunit PaaE, giving the protein MTTAVSSKPGAAYRNRAFHTLTVADVESLCDDAVAVTFDVPAELADEFAFGPGQSLTLRRTVDGVEHRRSYSICAPAGSAPRVGVRMVSDGLFSTWLVNQVRPGDRIDVQGPSGTFVADPAAGGRHVLIAAGSGITPMLSIAASVLANPEAEVVLLYGNRRIRSVMFAEEIADLKDMYGSRFDVIHVLSREPREVELFTGRLDADRLRAIFTSIVPFVDIDHFWLCGPFGMVTDAETVLGELQIDKKRVHHELFFVDDVPPPMETHREPGVTGPSSEVTLVLDGRSTTATLPQDESILDAAEKYRSDLPFACKGGVCGTCRAKITCGDVDMRRNYALEDYEVDSGFVLTCQTFPVSDTVTVDFDA; this is encoded by the coding sequence ATGACCACAGCGGTCTCCTCGAAACCCGGTGCGGCGTACCGCAACAGGGCGTTCCACACTCTCACCGTCGCCGATGTCGAATCCCTGTGTGACGACGCGGTCGCGGTCACGTTCGACGTCCCGGCCGAGCTCGCCGACGAGTTCGCGTTCGGCCCCGGACAGTCGCTCACCTTGCGGCGCACCGTCGACGGTGTCGAACACCGCCGCTCCTACTCCATCTGCGCGCCGGCCGGTTCCGCGCCGCGGGTGGGGGTGCGGATGGTGTCCGACGGGCTGTTCTCCACCTGGCTCGTGAACCAGGTGCGCCCCGGCGACCGGATCGACGTGCAGGGCCCGAGCGGAACGTTCGTCGCCGATCCCGCCGCGGGAGGCCGCCACGTGCTGATCGCCGCCGGGTCGGGCATCACCCCGATGCTGTCGATCGCCGCGTCGGTCCTCGCCAACCCCGAGGCCGAAGTCGTTCTGCTGTACGGCAACCGGCGAATCCGGTCGGTGATGTTCGCCGAGGAGATCGCCGACCTCAAGGACATGTACGGGTCGCGGTTCGACGTCATCCACGTCCTCTCCCGCGAGCCGCGTGAGGTCGAACTGTTCACCGGCCGCCTCGACGCCGACCGGTTGCGGGCCATCTTCACGTCCATCGTGCCGTTCGTTGATATCGACCATTTCTGGCTGTGCGGACCGTTCGGCATGGTCACCGACGCCGAAACCGTTCTCGGTGAACTGCAGATCGACAAGAAGCGCGTCCATCACGAACTGTTCTTCGTCGACGACGTCCCCCCGCCGATGGAAACCCACCGCGAACCCGGCGTCACCGGGCCGAGCAGCGAGGTCACCCTGGTCCTGGACGGCCGCTCGACCACCGCGACGCTGCCGCAGGACGAGTCGATCCTCGACGCCGCCGAGAAGTACCGCTCCGACCTCCCATTCGCCTGCAAGGGCGGCGTCTGCGGCACCTGCCGCGCCAAAATCACCTGCGGTGACGTGGACATGCGCCGCAACTACGCGCTCGAGGACTACGAGGTCGACTCCGGCTTCGTGCTGACGTGCCAGACCTTCCCGGTCAGCGACACCGTGACCGTCGATTTCGACGCCTGA
- the paaK gene encoding phenylacetate--CoA ligase PaaK: MTSIATPSQDIEFATRDRISTLQLERLQWSLLHAYSNVPHYRKAFDDAGVHPSDLKDLSDLAKFPFTAKADLRANYPFGMFAVPQEQVSRIHASSGTTGRPTVVGYTANDISNWADLIARSLRAGGVKPTDKVHVAYGYGLFTGGLGAHYGAERLGCTVIPMSGGMTDRQIQLIEDFEPDAIMVTPSYMLTIVDAMVKKGIDPSKTSLRTGVFGAEPWTEEMRTELEKQLNMDAVDIYGLSEVMGPGVAMECVETKDGLHIWEDHFYPEIVDPVTGEVLPDGAEGELVFTSLTKEAMPIIRYRTRDLTRLLPGTARSVRRMQKVTGRTDDMIILRGVNLFPTQIEELILTVSALAPQFQCVLDRPGRMDELTVRVEARPDASATDHPRSAAELQKLVKNRIGVSVKVDVVAPGALERSIGKARRLIDNRSAL, translated from the coding sequence ATGACCAGTATCGCCACCCCCTCGCAGGACATCGAGTTCGCCACGCGCGACCGGATCTCGACGCTGCAGCTCGAACGCCTGCAGTGGTCACTTCTCCACGCGTACAGCAACGTTCCGCATTACCGGAAGGCGTTCGACGACGCCGGTGTGCACCCGAGCGATCTGAAGGACCTGTCGGATCTGGCGAAGTTCCCGTTCACCGCGAAGGCGGACCTGCGGGCCAACTACCCGTTCGGGATGTTCGCGGTGCCGCAGGAGCAGGTCTCCCGCATCCACGCATCCTCCGGCACCACGGGCCGCCCGACGGTGGTCGGGTACACGGCGAACGACATCAGCAACTGGGCCGACCTGATCGCGCGGAGTCTGCGGGCGGGTGGGGTGAAGCCGACGGACAAGGTGCACGTCGCGTACGGGTACGGCCTGTTCACCGGCGGCCTCGGCGCGCACTACGGCGCGGAACGGCTGGGCTGCACGGTGATCCCGATGTCCGGGGGCATGACCGACCGCCAGATCCAGCTGATCGAGGACTTCGAACCGGACGCGATCATGGTGACGCCGTCGTACATGCTGACGATCGTCGACGCGATGGTCAAGAAGGGCATCGATCCGTCGAAGACGTCGTTGCGGACCGGGGTGTTCGGGGCGGAGCCGTGGACCGAGGAGATGCGCACCGAACTCGAGAAGCAGTTGAACATGGACGCCGTCGACATCTACGGACTGTCCGAGGTGATGGGTCCGGGCGTGGCGATGGAATGCGTCGAGACGAAGGACGGCCTGCACATCTGGGAAGACCACTTCTACCCGGAGATCGTCGACCCGGTCACCGGGGAGGTGCTGCCCGACGGCGCGGAGGGTGAACTCGTCTTCACGTCGCTCACCAAGGAAGCGATGCCGATCATCCGGTACCGCACCCGGGACCTGACCCGGTTGCTGCCGGGGACGGCGCGGTCGGTGCGTCGGATGCAGAAGGTCACCGGGCGCACCGACGACATGATCATCCTGCGCGGGGTGAATCTGTTCCCCACCCAGATCGAGGAACTGATCCTCACCGTGTCGGCACTGGCCCCGCAGTTCCAGTGCGTCCTCGACCGCCCCGGTAGGATGGACGAACTGACCGTACGAGTCGAAGCCCGTCCCGACGCGTCCGCCACCGACCATCCGCGTTCCGCCGCCGAACTCCAGAAGCTGGTCAAGAACCGCATCGGAGTGAGCGTGAAGGTGGATGTGGTGGCGCCCGGCGCACTGGAGCGTTCGATCGGCAAGGCACGGCGACTGATCGACAACCGCTCCGCTCTGTGA
- a CDS encoding helix-turn-helix domain-containing protein, whose product MRLGGEHARPGDGQFEHWRQAVSTAFVPLAVVSTAEDGAARFTGTLRTTALGGLQLSEVGGRAVDVRRTRTSIKRSDPGLVKVGLQLSGRGVIVQDDREAVLGPGDFAVYDTSKPYDLHFADDFSMFVLMFPRELLRIASRELGTVSARRIPGSTGMGALVSPFLKNLHHAVVTGTMPTTPLVEDAVVDLLSAAVQSEAPADAAAPGATMLLRVKSFIDAHLNDPALDTTTVASHHHVSTRHLQKMFEADGHTVAGWIRHRRLELCRRDLRDDRFRDDSIGTICARYGLVNSSHFSRLFKDTYGVSPRAFREQEPLSINV is encoded by the coding sequence GTGCGTCTCGGTGGTGAACACGCCCGTCCGGGCGACGGGCAGTTCGAACACTGGCGGCAGGCCGTCTCCACCGCCTTCGTCCCGCTCGCCGTGGTGTCCACGGCCGAGGACGGGGCGGCGAGATTCACCGGGACCCTCCGCACCACCGCGCTCGGCGGGTTGCAGCTCAGCGAGGTCGGAGGACGGGCGGTGGACGTGCGGCGCACCCGCACGTCGATCAAGCGCTCCGACCCCGGTCTCGTGAAGGTGGGCCTGCAATTGTCGGGTCGCGGCGTCATCGTCCAGGACGATCGCGAGGCCGTCCTCGGCCCCGGCGACTTCGCCGTATACGACACGAGCAAACCGTACGATCTGCACTTCGCCGACGACTTCAGCATGTTCGTGCTGATGTTTCCCCGCGAACTGCTGCGCATCGCCTCACGCGAACTCGGCACCGTGTCGGCGCGCCGCATCCCCGGCAGCACCGGCATGGGCGCGCTCGTCTCACCGTTCCTGAAAAATCTCCACCACGCCGTGGTGACCGGCACGATGCCGACGACCCCCCTCGTCGAGGACGCGGTGGTCGACCTGCTCAGCGCGGCGGTGCAATCGGAGGCGCCCGCCGACGCCGCGGCGCCCGGCGCGACGATGCTGTTGCGCGTGAAGTCGTTCATCGACGCACACCTGAACGACCCAGCGCTCGACACCACCACCGTTGCGTCCCACCACCATGTGTCGACGCGGCACCTGCAGAAGATGTTCGAGGCCGACGGACACACGGTCGCCGGATGGATCCGGCACCGCAGGCTCGAGCTGTGCCGGCGGGATCTGAGAGACGACCGATTCCGGGACGACAGCATCGGAACCATCTGTGCCCGTTACGGTCTCGTCAACTCGTCACACTTCTCCCGGCTCTTCAAGGACACGTACGGGGTCTCGCCGCGAGCTTTCCGCGAACAGGAACCGCTCTCGATCAACGTGTGA
- a CDS encoding amidase yields the protein MDHELMSRFRSAGLVAFGQTTAPEFGLNFATEPVRYGPTRNPRAPDRGVGGSSGGSAALVAAGAVPLAHGNDGAGSLRVPASCCGLVGLKPSRGRIPCGPLVGEAGFGHIYEFALTRTVRDTANLLDAVAAPPVGEKYSAPAQSGSYADAVRVDPGGLRVALTTAPWGETSVDPQVSAATVAAGAILEWIGHTVTEDRPQFDGEDVVEASMLTAVSTGAAILRAPRRQDPALLEAVSRTVLQETQAFTALDVAAALDAQHRVTRSIGLSPFNLSGHPAISLPLALSREGLPIGVQLVAATGREDLLLQVAAQVEQAVPWKDRQPSIFVD from the coding sequence GTGGATCACGAACTGATGTCCCGATTCCGGTCCGCGGGCCTGGTGGCGTTCGGCCAGACCACCGCACCGGAATTCGGCCTGAACTTCGCGACGGAACCGGTGCGCTACGGTCCGACCCGTAATCCGCGGGCGCCGGACCGCGGCGTCGGCGGTTCGAGCGGGGGTTCCGCGGCGCTCGTGGCCGCCGGGGCGGTTCCGCTGGCGCACGGCAACGACGGTGCCGGGTCGCTCCGGGTGCCGGCCTCGTGCTGCGGCCTCGTCGGCCTGAAACCGAGCCGCGGCCGAATCCCGTGCGGCCCACTGGTCGGCGAGGCCGGCTTCGGGCACATCTACGAGTTCGCCCTCACCAGAACGGTCCGCGACACGGCGAATCTACTGGATGCCGTCGCCGCCCCACCGGTCGGTGAAAAGTACTCGGCACCGGCGCAGTCCGGCTCTTACGCCGACGCGGTCCGCGTCGACCCCGGCGGCCTGCGGGTGGCCCTGACGACCGCGCCCTGGGGCGAGACGTCGGTCGATCCGCAGGTATCGGCGGCGACGGTCGCGGCCGGTGCGATCCTCGAGTGGATCGGCCACACGGTGACCGAGGATCGTCCGCAGTTCGACGGGGAGGATGTCGTCGAGGCGTCGATGCTCACGGCGGTGTCCACCGGCGCCGCGATCCTTCGTGCGCCGCGCAGGCAGGATCCCGCTCTGCTCGAAGCGGTCTCGCGAACGGTGCTCCAGGAAACCCAGGCATTCACCGCGCTCGATGTCGCCGCAGCGCTCGACGCGCAGCATCGGGTGACCCGTTCCATCGGACTGTCACCGTTCAATCTGTCCGGGCATCCCGCGATCAGCCTGCCGCTGGCGCTGAGCCGCGAAGGCCTCCCCATCGGCGTCCAACTGGTCGCGGCCACCGGCAGAGAAGATCTGCTGCTGCAGGTGGCCGCGCAGGTGGAGCAGGCGGTGCCGTGGAAGGATCGTCAACCGTCGATCTTTGTCGACTGA
- a CDS encoding amidase, whose product MKTDLRSPLRDLAEQLSAGSTTPIDVAEAALARIADLDPTIQAWAHLDADAVRSAAARIQDGGPGGALWGVPVGVKDLIDVAGMPTRCGSGLRSAVPATTDADCVARSRAVGAIPFGKTVTTEFGYFRPGPTRNPRAVEHTPGGSSSGSAAAVAAGMVPLAFGTQTAGSLTRPASFCGVAGFVTAHGEFSTRGITGLSPSLDSLGLLARTVSDLHFAWTALRDGTRATALAASAPHRLRLWSGVELGEVSPEMTAALRETAASAAEAGVQCRELDAAPTIVSLTEHHHTVMAYEAAREREAEAARPEKISTPLAELFATGAQTAGADYAAAVAGIRESRQSLLSALDEDEAVLGPAALGAAPHGHDATGTPVLSRPWQAMGLPVVTIPGKRDSAGLPLGLQLIGRPGAEQRLFEIAVWLESAL is encoded by the coding sequence ATGAAGACGGATCTGCGGTCACCGCTTCGGGACCTGGCCGAGCAGCTGTCGGCGGGTTCGACGACGCCGATCGACGTGGCGGAGGCGGCACTCGCGCGGATCGCGGACCTGGATCCGACGATCCAGGCCTGGGCTCACCTCGACGCCGACGCGGTACGGTCTGCGGCCGCCCGGATCCAGGACGGCGGCCCGGGCGGCGCGCTGTGGGGCGTTCCCGTCGGCGTCAAGGACCTCATCGACGTCGCCGGTATGCCGACGCGCTGCGGCAGCGGGCTGCGCAGTGCGGTGCCGGCCACGACGGACGCGGACTGTGTCGCGCGGTCGCGCGCGGTCGGCGCAATCCCGTTCGGCAAGACCGTGACCACCGAATTCGGGTATTTCCGACCCGGCCCGACCCGCAATCCCCGCGCGGTCGAGCACACGCCCGGTGGGTCTTCGAGCGGCTCGGCGGCCGCGGTCGCCGCGGGCATGGTTCCGCTGGCGTTCGGAACCCAGACCGCGGGGTCGCTGACACGACCGGCATCGTTCTGCGGGGTCGCAGGATTCGTGACCGCGCACGGCGAATTCTCGACCCGCGGCATCACCGGGCTGAGCCCCAGTCTCGACTCGCTGGGCCTGCTGGCGCGCACCGTGTCCGACCTCCACTTCGCGTGGACGGCGCTGCGCGACGGCACACGTGCAACCGCTCTCGCAGCCTCCGCACCGCACCGGCTTCGCCTGTGGAGCGGCGTCGAACTCGGCGAGGTGTCCCCGGAGATGACCGCGGCACTCAGGGAGACCGCCGCCTCTGCCGCGGAGGCAGGTGTGCAGTGCCGGGAACTCGACGCCGCCCCGACCATCGTCTCGCTGACGGAACACCATCACACGGTGATGGCGTACGAAGCCGCCCGGGAACGCGAGGCCGAGGCGGCGCGGCCAGAGAAGATCAGTACACCCCTCGCCGAGCTGTTCGCGACGGGGGCACAGACCGCCGGCGCGGATTACGCTGCAGCCGTTGCCGGAATACGCGAGTCCCGGCAATCGCTGCTGTCGGCGCTGGACGAAGACGAAGCAGTCCTCGGACCCGCCGCGCTCGGCGCCGCGCCGCACGGCCACGACGCAACGGGTACGCCCGTGCTGAGCCGCCCGTGGCAGGCCATGGGTCTGCCGGTGGTCACCATCCCCGGAAAGCGCGACAGCGCAGGGCTTCCCCTCGGGTTGCAGCTGATCGGCCGTCCCGGCGCCGAGCAGCGCCTGTTCGAGATCGCGGTGTGGCTGGAATCCGCGCTCTGA
- a CDS encoding cation acetate symporter, which translates to MNLVSASLFAALVAVTLMITAWASRRNKSAADHYVAGGSLTGRQNGVAIAGDFISAASFLGVTGAIALTGFNGFYLAVFVPVAFVLAMLLIAEPLRNLGRFTLADVLATRFPGKDVRSMMAVSTVVISVVYLVSQLVGAALLVSLLFDLDYAVAVLIIGTLTTAYTLVGGMLATSWIQIIKTGLLMVCAVVLFVLVLVRFDFNPFGPFSTALAEFGQSFVAPQRTSGAASFDQLSQTVGLVLGVLGLPHVMIRFLTVPDAKQARTSAYTAIWIFFAFYLLVPVLGYGAAKLVGIDVIKSENRGGNLAVAQLAETVGGGVLLAFVAAVAFVTILAALSGLVIATSGAIAHDLYGQVIRNGSVSAKAQHRAARVATVATCVIGVAIAFAAQKQNVAFLASLGMSIAACANLPALLLTMYWKRMTARAVISGIVVGLVLSVTVILLSPVVQGPDSVLGFSNPALAVAPLSLAVSVVVALLSAPSGETKARADRLFTVMRTRALTGQIETTSDDTVAVTR; encoded by the coding sequence ATGAACCTCGTCTCAGCGTCCCTCTTCGCCGCACTCGTCGCGGTCACCCTGATGATCACCGCGTGGGCATCGCGGCGAAACAAGTCCGCCGCCGATCACTACGTCGCGGGCGGAAGTCTCACCGGCCGGCAGAACGGCGTCGCGATCGCCGGCGACTTCATCTCCGCCGCCTCGTTTCTCGGTGTCACCGGCGCGATCGCGCTCACCGGTTTCAACGGCTTCTACCTCGCGGTCTTCGTGCCCGTCGCGTTCGTGCTCGCGATGCTGCTGATCGCGGAACCCCTGCGCAACCTCGGCCGGTTCACGCTGGCGGATGTCCTGGCCACCCGGTTCCCCGGCAAGGACGTGCGGTCGATGATGGCCGTCAGCACGGTCGTGATCAGCGTGGTCTATCTCGTGTCGCAACTGGTCGGTGCCGCACTCCTCGTGTCGCTGCTGTTCGACCTCGACTACGCCGTGGCCGTCCTGATCATCGGAACACTCACCACCGCGTACACGCTCGTGGGTGGGATGCTGGCCACCAGCTGGATCCAGATCATCAAGACCGGTCTCCTCATGGTCTGTGCCGTGGTGCTGTTCGTTCTCGTGCTGGTGCGATTCGACTTCAACCCGTTCGGGCCGTTCAGCACCGCCCTGGCGGAGTTCGGCCAGTCCTTCGTCGCACCGCAGCGCACCTCGGGTGCAGCATCTTTCGACCAGCTGTCGCAGACCGTCGGACTCGTCCTCGGCGTGCTCGGTCTTCCGCACGTGATGATCCGGTTCCTCACCGTTCCGGACGCGAAGCAGGCGCGGACGTCGGCGTACACGGCCATCTGGATCTTCTTCGCCTTCTACCTCCTGGTTCCCGTGCTCGGGTACGGTGCCGCGAAGCTCGTCGGCATCGACGTGATCAAATCCGAGAATCGGGGCGGCAATCTCGCGGTCGCGCAGCTCGCCGAAACCGTCGGCGGCGGTGTGCTCCTGGCGTTCGTCGCGGCCGTCGCGTTCGTGACGATCCTGGCCGCACTGTCCGGGCTGGTGATCGCAACGTCGGGTGCGATCGCACACGACCTGTACGGGCAGGTGATCCGGAACGGGTCGGTGTCGGCGAAGGCGCAGCACCGCGCGGCCCGCGTCGCGACCGTGGCGACCTGCGTCATCGGTGTCGCCATCGCGTTCGCGGCGCAGAAGCAGAACGTCGCGTTCCTCGCGTCGCTGGGGATGTCCATCGCGGCGTGCGCGAACCTGCCTGCCCTGCTGCTGACCATGTATTGGAAGCGGATGACGGCGCGTGCGGTCATCTCCGGCATCGTGGTCGGTCTGGTGCTGTCGGTCACCGTCATCCTGCTCAGCCCGGTGGTGCAGGGACCGGACTCCGTTCTCGGGTTCTCGAACCCGGCGCTCGCGGTGGCACCCCTGTCGCTGGCGGTGTCCGTCGTCGTCGCACTGTTGTCGGCGCCGTCCGGGGAGACGAAGGCACGAGCCGATCGACTGTTCACCGTGATGCGCACCCGAGCGCTCACCGGACAGATCGAGACGACCAGCGACGACACGGTGGCGGTGACGCGATGA
- a CDS encoding DUF485 domain-containing protein: protein MVTSSPPDPHVPVSELRMLADTRAALAFRLSALVLVLFLPLPVLGGFTSVLDGVVFSGVTVAWLYAVAQFVVAIVVARYYMTRAADLDSRIAVQAEG from the coding sequence ATGGTCACCTCGTCACCGCCCGACCCCCACGTGCCCGTCTCCGAGTTACGAATGCTCGCCGATACCCGTGCCGCCCTCGCCTTCCGACTCAGCGCCCTGGTTCTCGTGCTCTTCCTGCCGCTGCCGGTCCTCGGCGGTTTCACTTCGGTTCTCGACGGTGTCGTGTTCAGCGGAGTGACGGTGGCGTGGCTCTATGCGGTCGCGCAGTTCGTCGTCGCCATCGTCGTGGCCCGGTACTACATGACGCGGGCCGCCGACCTCGACTCGCGCATCGCTGTCCAGGCGGAGGGATAA
- the hpaC gene encoding 4-hydroxyphenylacetate 3-monooxygenase, reductase component — protein sequence MPELSAMQLAFRAAMANLPAAVNIVTTDGVAGRCGMTVTAVCSVSDSPPTALVCVNRNSAMHNVFRENGRVCINVLSGDDEELAMHFAGATKVAMADRFAWDIWEDDTGGGVPILRAAHVVLAGRIADSKIVGSHSVMFVELDRVQTRDQGDSLVYFQRKFHRLSVPVESPDWLFYDEWSDPITVTPALVPVPAGGK from the coding sequence ATGCCCGAACTCTCTGCCATGCAATTGGCCTTCCGCGCGGCGATGGCGAATCTGCCGGCCGCTGTCAACATCGTGACCACCGACGGTGTGGCCGGTCGCTGTGGGATGACGGTGACCGCCGTCTGCTCGGTGTCCGACTCCCCGCCCACGGCGCTCGTCTGCGTCAATCGGAACAGCGCGATGCACAACGTGTTCCGGGAGAACGGCAGGGTGTGCATCAACGTGCTCTCGGGCGACGACGAGGAACTGGCCATGCACTTCGCGGGGGCGACGAAAGTCGCGATGGCGGACCGCTTCGCCTGGGACATCTGGGAGGACGACACCGGCGGCGGAGTGCCGATTCTGCGGGCTGCCCACGTCGTGCTCGCCGGCCGGATCGCAGACAGCAAGATCGTCGGGTCACATTCGGTGATGTTCGTCGAACTGGATCGCGTGCAGACCCGCGACCAGGGCGACAGTCTCGTCTACTTCCAGCGCAAATTCCATCGGCTGTCGGTCCCCGTCGAGTCACCCGACTGGCTGTTCTACGACGAATGGTCCGACCCGATCACCGTCACGCCCGCCCTCGTTCCCGTTCCAGCCGGAGGAAAATAG
- a CDS encoding response regulator transcription factor, whose protein sequence is MEQQETRVYIVDDDQELCASLAWLLDSVDIKAESYFSVHSFLEGYRRDVPACLVLDVRMPEVGGFQLQEVLLADESPIPIIFVSAHGDIKMSVRALQRGALTFIEKPYDPQHMLDVIQDALRVARQRFGETRTRTELQARIDALTAREREILALVLDGLPSKNIAKELGISVKTVDVHRTRIKEKTGADSIAVLVRDILQAGIAVPR, encoded by the coding sequence ATGGAGCAGCAGGAAACGCGGGTCTACATCGTCGACGACGATCAGGAGTTGTGCGCATCGCTTGCGTGGCTTCTCGATTCGGTCGACATCAAGGCGGAGTCCTACTTCTCGGTGCACTCGTTTCTGGAGGGCTACCGGCGCGACGTCCCGGCCTGCCTCGTCCTGGACGTCCGGATGCCGGAGGTCGGGGGATTCCAACTCCAGGAGGTGCTCCTCGCGGACGAATCGCCGATACCGATCATCTTCGTGTCTGCGCACGGCGACATCAAGATGTCGGTGCGGGCGCTCCAACGGGGCGCGCTCACGTTCATCGAGAAGCCCTACGATCCGCAGCACATGCTCGACGTCATCCAGGACGCGCTCCGGGTCGCGCGCCAACGATTCGGCGAAACCCGCACGAGAACCGAATTGCAGGCCCGGATCGACGCGCTCACGGCTCGGGAACGCGAAATTCTCGCGCTCGTACTCGACGGATTGCCGAGCAAGAACATCGCCAAGGAGCTGGGCATCAGCGTGAAAACTGTCGACGTGCATCGCACCCGGATCAAGGAGAAGACCGGGGCCGACAGCATCGCCGTCCTGGTGCGCGACATCCTGCAGGCCGGAATTGCCGTTCCGCGATAG